The sequence CTGGATCGGCCAGCGCGTGCAGGTGCAATGGAACGACCTGCACGTCCGACTGATCGCGCCCAAGACCGGTCAGCTCCTGCGCGAACATCTGCGCGCGCCCCGCGGCTGGCATCGGATCCACGACACGGACCGCCCCGCCCGGACGCCGGCCTCGACGCTGGCCTTGCTGGCGCGAGCCGCCACGGCGGGTCCTCATATCAGCACGGTCTGTCAGCACATCCACGCGCTGGGCAGCGCGCACGGCGTGCGGCAGATCCTCGGCGTCCTCGCGCTCGCCAAGAAACACGGGCCCGCGGTCGTCGAGGACGCGGCCCAGGCGGCGGTCGACATCGGTGTCCTCACCTATCGCTTCCTGCGCAAATACGTCGAACGCCGGCCGCCCGTGCCGCTGACCTTGCGCCAAGTCGACCCGCTCATCCGCCAACTCACCCTGTATCGCGATCTGATTGATCGCACGACTGGAGACCCGCAATGAATGTGACTGAGCTCGATCGCGCCCTCCGCCAACTCCGCCTCTCGGGCATGGCCGACGTCCTGGAGGCCCGCCTCCGGCACGCGCAGACCGAGCGCCTGTCGCCGCTCGATCTCGTCGCCACGCTCGTGAGTGATGAACTGCAGCGGCGCCAAGACCGACTCGTGGACCGGCGCCACAAACAGGCACGCTTCCGCGACGCGGATCGCTCGCTCGACCGCTTCGATTTCGACTTTAACAAGAAGATGAATCGGGCCCTGCTCCACGACCTGGCCACGGCGCGCTTCGTCGGCCAGCGCGAAGACGTGCTCTTGCTGGGGCCGCCGGGCACCGGCAAGAGCCATCTCGCCCAGGCGATCGGCCGCGCGGCGATTCAGCAGGGCTACCGCGTCGCCTATCGCGAAGCGCATACGCTGCTCGAGGAACTGGCGGACGCCACGCTGGACGGCACGCGCAAGATCGTCCTCGCCGACCTCACGGCCGTCCCGTTGCTGATCATCGACGACCTGGGCATGCGCAAACTCCCGCACACCGCCGCCGAAGATCTCCTGGAGCTGATCATGCGCCGCTACGAACGCGCGTCGACGCTGCTGACGTCGAACCGGCCCGTCGACGATTGGGGCAAGCTACTCGGCGACACGGCCGCGGTCACCGCACTCCTCGACCGCCTCCTACATCACGCGCATGTCCTCAAATGTGGGCCACGGAGCTGGCGCACCAAGGTCCACACCGATTTGCGCGCGGAGGAGCTCACGAAGTAGAACTGGAAGGGTCTCGGCCGGCCATCAGTGAATGGCCGGTTTTGAACCGTCGATCAATGGCCGGATTTGAGGTGTCCACCGAGGCAAGGGCAGATGGGTGCTGAGAAGGCGTTCGTTGGAACCCTTCAGGAGGTAGGCAAGGACTATAAGGTCGGGATCACCCTCGACGTCGCCAAGAGGGACTACTCGGAACTCCGCAACGCAGCCGGCGACTTCACGAACGACTCGGGAACTGCCGCCGCGTTCAGTGCAGCCGAGGGTGTCATCAAAGACCTCAATGCGTGGCTTGTCGAAGAGGAGAAGCTGATCAACGCGCGGCTCACCTCGGCAGCGATCGACCTCGCCAATGCTCTCACGCCAATTCCTCCACGTCATGCGAAATGGGAGGAACGGATCGCTGCGAAAATTGACGGACTCCGGAAGCAGGGATTGTCAGGCAGCATCGCGCAACTGAGCGCCTTGATAGCCC comes from Vicinamibacterales bacterium and encodes:
- the istB gene encoding IS21-like element helper ATPase IstB; its protein translation is MNVTELDRALRQLRLSGMADVLEARLRHAQTERLSPLDLVATLVSDELQRRQDRLVDRRHKQARFRDADRSLDRFDFDFNKKMNRALLHDLATARFVGQREDVLLLGPPGTGKSHLAQAIGRAAIQQGYRVAYREAHTLLEELADATLDGTRKIVLADLTAVPLLIIDDLGMRKLPHTAAEDLLELIMRRYERASTLLTSNRPVDDWGKLLGDTAAVTALLDRLLHHAHVLKCGPRSWRTKVHTDLRAEELTK